A region from the Panicum hallii strain FIL2 chromosome 1, PHallii_v3.1, whole genome shotgun sequence genome encodes:
- the LOC112880604 gene encoding 65-kDa microtubule-associated protein 3-like isoform X3 yields MWDEIGEGEEDRRGMLQALEEECLNVYRAKVEQVRQHRAQLKREIADSVAEVAAICATIGEPPATVQTACSSLQGTGSLKEELGSIAPELAEMRRRREERRRQFSDVTERVNRIHQEMNLGGGQPRVVADSSDLTLTKLEELRAYLQHLQSEKESRTRKVAELMASLHSSSLVLGMNPREIIATHGGDQAGHFSDDAIARLASEIERLREIKRSRMGKLQDLLASMLELWNLMDTPAEEQRRFQGVACNIAASEDEITEPNALSMDFIRNVEAEVVRLETLKECRMKDLVVKKYDELKEIRRRARLPEEDDGDAVAMFDAIDSDAERALILERLEVQISEAKDLEFSRKDVLERMDKWQAALEEESWLEEYNRNENRYNVGKGTHLVLKRAEKARALVSKMPAMAEALTAKVVAWEKERGVKFEYDGGAAGHAGGVQQREEGEGAGAEEAAGPEAAAGRGAGAGRVAGGPAAAQEHQERDEDAVHGRQRQEGVGVVVEAGHAELPQVAHVRAAGRQRRGPDDGVRLLRVSG; encoded by the exons ATGTGGGACGAGAtcggggaaggggaggaggaTCGCCGGGGGATGCTGCAAGCGCTGGAGGAGGAGTGCCTCAACGTCTACCGCGCCAAGGTCGAGCAGGTGCGGCAGCACAGGGCGCAGCTCAAGCGGGAGATCGCCGACTCCGTCGCCGAGGTCGCCGCCATCTGCGCCACCATTGGCGAGCCGCCGGCCACCGTGCAGACGGCCTGCTCGTCGCTGCAG GGCACGGGGAGCCTGAAGGAGGAGCTGGGCTCGATCGCGCCGGAGCTGGCGGAgatgaggcggcggcgggaggagagGCGGCGGCAGTTCTCGGACGTGACGGAGAGGGTGAACAGGATCCACCAGGAGATGAACCTGGGCGGCGGCCAGCCCCGTGTTGTCGCCGACAGCTCCGACCTGACGCTGACCAAGCTCGAAGAGCTCAGGGCGTACCTGCAGCACCTGCAATCGGAGAAG GAAAGTCGCACCAGGAAGGTGGCCGAGCTCATGGCCTCGCTGCATTCTTCGTCCTTGGTTCTCGGCATGAATCCCAGAGAGATCATTGCCACTCATGGCGGCGATCAAGCCGGCCACTTCAGCGACGACGCGATCGCGAGGCTGGCGTCGGAGATCGAGAGGCTGAGGGAGATCAAACGGAGCCGAATGGGGAAG TTGCAAGACCTGCTGGCCAGCATGCTGGAGCTGTGGAACCTGATGGACACGCCGGCGGAGGAGCAGCGGCGGTTCCAGGGCGTGGCCTGCAACATCGCCGCGTCCGAGGACGAGATCACGGAGCCCAACGCGCTCTCCATGGACTTCATACGCAAC GTGGAGGCGGAGGTGGTGAGGCTCGAAACCCTCAAGGAGTGCCGGATGAAGGACCTCGTCGTCAAGAAGTACGATGAGCTCAAGGAGAtccgccggcgcgcgcgcctgccggaggaggacgacggcgaCGCCGTGGCGATGTTCGACGCCATCGACAGCG ATGCTGAGCGAGCCCTGATCCTGGAACGGCTGGAGGTGCAGATCTCGGAGGCCAAGGATCTGGAGTTCAGCAGGAAGGACGTCCTCGAGAGGATGGACAAGTGgcaggcggcgctggaggaGGAGTCCTGGCTCGAGGAGTACAACAGA AACGAGAACAGGTACAATGTGGGCAAAGGGACGCATCTGGTGCTGAAGCGCGCCGAGAAAGCGCGCGCATTGGTCAGCAAGATGCCGG CCATGGCGGAAGCTCTGACGGCGAAGGTTGTTGCCTGGGAGAAGGAGAGAGGCGTCAAGTTCGAGTACGATG GAGGCGCTGCTGGACATGCTGGAGGAGTACAGCAAcgcgaggaaggagaaggagcagGAGCGGAAGAGGCAGCGGGACCAGAGGCGGCTGCAGGGCGCGGCGCCGGAGCGGGACGCGTCGCCGGtggcccggccgccgcccaagAACATCAAGAACGTGACGAGGACGCTGTCCATGGGCGGCAGCGCCAGGAAGGCGTCGGCGTCGTCGTCGAGGCCGGGCACGCCGAGCTTCCTCAAGTCGCCCATGtccgcgcggcggggcggcagcGACGAGGGCCAGATGATGGCGTCCGACTCCTTCGAGTGAGTGGTTAG
- the LOC112880604 gene encoding 65-kDa microtubule-associated protein 3-like isoform X2: protein MLSLKLRAILFPFQMEPRREELLHELGEMWDEIGEGEEDRRGMLQALEEECLNVYRAKVEQVRQHRAQLKREIADSVAEVAAICATIGEPPATVQTACSSLQGTGSLKEELGSIAPELAEMRRRREERRRQFSDVTERVNRIHQEMNLGGGQPRVVADSSDLTLTKLEELRAYLQHLQSEKESRTRKVAELMASLHSSSLVLGMNPREIIATHGGDQAGHFSDDAIARLASEIERLREIKRSRMGKLQDLLASMLELWNLMDTPAEEQRRFQGVACNIAASEDEITEPNALSMDFIRNVEAEVVRLETLKECRMKDLVVKKYDELKEIRRRARLPEEDDGDAVAMFDAIDSDAERALILERLEVQISEAKDLEFSRKDVLERMDKWQAALEEESWLEEYNRNENRYNVGKGTHLVLKRAEKARALVSKMPAMAEALTAKVVAWEKERGVKFEYDGEALLDMLEEYSNARKEKEQERKRQRDQRRLQGAAPERDASPVARPPPKNIKNVTRTLSMGGSARKASASSSRPGTPSFLKSPMSARRGGSDEGQMMASDSFE, encoded by the exons ATGCTCTCCCTGAAGCTGAGGGCCATCCTGTTCCCCTTCCAGATGGAGCCCCGGCGCGAGGAGCTGCTGCACGAGCTCGGG GAGATGTGGGACGAGAtcggggaaggggaggaggaTCGCCGGGGGATGCTGCAAGCGCTGGAGGAGGAGTGCCTCAACGTCTACCGCGCCAAGGTCGAGCAGGTGCGGCAGCACAGGGCGCAGCTCAAGCGGGAGATCGCCGACTCCGTCGCCGAGGTCGCCGCCATCTGCGCCACCATTGGCGAGCCGCCGGCCACCGTGCAGACGGCCTGCTCGTCGCTGCAG GGCACGGGGAGCCTGAAGGAGGAGCTGGGCTCGATCGCGCCGGAGCTGGCGGAgatgaggcggcggcgggaggagagGCGGCGGCAGTTCTCGGACGTGACGGAGAGGGTGAACAGGATCCACCAGGAGATGAACCTGGGCGGCGGCCAGCCCCGTGTTGTCGCCGACAGCTCCGACCTGACGCTGACCAAGCTCGAAGAGCTCAGGGCGTACCTGCAGCACCTGCAATCGGAGAAG GAAAGTCGCACCAGGAAGGTGGCCGAGCTCATGGCCTCGCTGCATTCTTCGTCCTTGGTTCTCGGCATGAATCCCAGAGAGATCATTGCCACTCATGGCGGCGATCAAGCCGGCCACTTCAGCGACGACGCGATCGCGAGGCTGGCGTCGGAGATCGAGAGGCTGAGGGAGATCAAACGGAGCCGAATGGGGAAG TTGCAAGACCTGCTGGCCAGCATGCTGGAGCTGTGGAACCTGATGGACACGCCGGCGGAGGAGCAGCGGCGGTTCCAGGGCGTGGCCTGCAACATCGCCGCGTCCGAGGACGAGATCACGGAGCCCAACGCGCTCTCCATGGACTTCATACGCAAC GTGGAGGCGGAGGTGGTGAGGCTCGAAACCCTCAAGGAGTGCCGGATGAAGGACCTCGTCGTCAAGAAGTACGATGAGCTCAAGGAGAtccgccggcgcgcgcgcctgccggaggaggacgacggcgaCGCCGTGGCGATGTTCGACGCCATCGACAGCG ATGCTGAGCGAGCCCTGATCCTGGAACGGCTGGAGGTGCAGATCTCGGAGGCCAAGGATCTGGAGTTCAGCAGGAAGGACGTCCTCGAGAGGATGGACAAGTGgcaggcggcgctggaggaGGAGTCCTGGCTCGAGGAGTACAACAGA AACGAGAACAGGTACAATGTGGGCAAAGGGACGCATCTGGTGCTGAAGCGCGCCGAGAAAGCGCGCGCATTGGTCAGCAAGATGCCGG CCATGGCGGAAGCTCTGACGGCGAAGGTTGTTGCCTGGGAGAAGGAGAGAGGCGTCAAGTTCGAGTACGATGGT GAGGCGCTGCTGGACATGCTGGAGGAGTACAGCAAcgcgaggaaggagaaggagcagGAGCGGAAGAGGCAGCGGGACCAGAGGCGGCTGCAGGGCGCGGCGCCGGAGCGGGACGCGTCGCCGGtggcccggccgccgcccaagAACATCAAGAACGTGACGAGGACGCTGTCCATGGGCGGCAGCGCCAGGAAGGCGTCGGCGTCGTCGTCGAGGCCGGGCACGCCGAGCTTCCTCAAGTCGCCCATGtccgcgcggcggggcggcagcGACGAGGGCCAGATGATGGCGTCCGACTCCTTCGAGTGA
- the LOC112880604 gene encoding 65-kDa microtubule-associated protein 3-like isoform X1, with protein sequence MLSLKLRAILFPFQMEPRREELLHELGVSVRCVVSVEMWDEIGEGEEDRRGMLQALEEECLNVYRAKVEQVRQHRAQLKREIADSVAEVAAICATIGEPPATVQTACSSLQGTGSLKEELGSIAPELAEMRRRREERRRQFSDVTERVNRIHQEMNLGGGQPRVVADSSDLTLTKLEELRAYLQHLQSEKESRTRKVAELMASLHSSSLVLGMNPREIIATHGGDQAGHFSDDAIARLASEIERLREIKRSRMGKLQDLLASMLELWNLMDTPAEEQRRFQGVACNIAASEDEITEPNALSMDFIRNVEAEVVRLETLKECRMKDLVVKKYDELKEIRRRARLPEEDDGDAVAMFDAIDSDAERALILERLEVQISEAKDLEFSRKDVLERMDKWQAALEEESWLEEYNRNENRYNVGKGTHLVLKRAEKARALVSKMPAMAEALTAKVVAWEKERGVKFEYDGEALLDMLEEYSNARKEKEQERKRQRDQRRLQGAAPERDASPVARPPPKNIKNVTRTLSMGGSARKASASSSRPGTPSFLKSPMSARRGGSDEGQMMASDSFE encoded by the exons ATGCTCTCCCTGAAGCTGAGGGCCATCCTGTTCCCCTTCCAGATGGAGCCCCGGCGCGAGGAGCTGCTGCACGAGCTCGGGGTCAGTGTCCGTTGCGTCGTCTCTGTC GAGATGTGGGACGAGAtcggggaaggggaggaggaTCGCCGGGGGATGCTGCAAGCGCTGGAGGAGGAGTGCCTCAACGTCTACCGCGCCAAGGTCGAGCAGGTGCGGCAGCACAGGGCGCAGCTCAAGCGGGAGATCGCCGACTCCGTCGCCGAGGTCGCCGCCATCTGCGCCACCATTGGCGAGCCGCCGGCCACCGTGCAGACGGCCTGCTCGTCGCTGCAG GGCACGGGGAGCCTGAAGGAGGAGCTGGGCTCGATCGCGCCGGAGCTGGCGGAgatgaggcggcggcgggaggagagGCGGCGGCAGTTCTCGGACGTGACGGAGAGGGTGAACAGGATCCACCAGGAGATGAACCTGGGCGGCGGCCAGCCCCGTGTTGTCGCCGACAGCTCCGACCTGACGCTGACCAAGCTCGAAGAGCTCAGGGCGTACCTGCAGCACCTGCAATCGGAGAAG GAAAGTCGCACCAGGAAGGTGGCCGAGCTCATGGCCTCGCTGCATTCTTCGTCCTTGGTTCTCGGCATGAATCCCAGAGAGATCATTGCCACTCATGGCGGCGATCAAGCCGGCCACTTCAGCGACGACGCGATCGCGAGGCTGGCGTCGGAGATCGAGAGGCTGAGGGAGATCAAACGGAGCCGAATGGGGAAG TTGCAAGACCTGCTGGCCAGCATGCTGGAGCTGTGGAACCTGATGGACACGCCGGCGGAGGAGCAGCGGCGGTTCCAGGGCGTGGCCTGCAACATCGCCGCGTCCGAGGACGAGATCACGGAGCCCAACGCGCTCTCCATGGACTTCATACGCAAC GTGGAGGCGGAGGTGGTGAGGCTCGAAACCCTCAAGGAGTGCCGGATGAAGGACCTCGTCGTCAAGAAGTACGATGAGCTCAAGGAGAtccgccggcgcgcgcgcctgccggaggaggacgacggcgaCGCCGTGGCGATGTTCGACGCCATCGACAGCG ATGCTGAGCGAGCCCTGATCCTGGAACGGCTGGAGGTGCAGATCTCGGAGGCCAAGGATCTGGAGTTCAGCAGGAAGGACGTCCTCGAGAGGATGGACAAGTGgcaggcggcgctggaggaGGAGTCCTGGCTCGAGGAGTACAACAGA AACGAGAACAGGTACAATGTGGGCAAAGGGACGCATCTGGTGCTGAAGCGCGCCGAGAAAGCGCGCGCATTGGTCAGCAAGATGCCGG CCATGGCGGAAGCTCTGACGGCGAAGGTTGTTGCCTGGGAGAAGGAGAGAGGCGTCAAGTTCGAGTACGATGGT GAGGCGCTGCTGGACATGCTGGAGGAGTACAGCAAcgcgaggaaggagaaggagcagGAGCGGAAGAGGCAGCGGGACCAGAGGCGGCTGCAGGGCGCGGCGCCGGAGCGGGACGCGTCGCCGGtggcccggccgccgcccaagAACATCAAGAACGTGACGAGGACGCTGTCCATGGGCGGCAGCGCCAGGAAGGCGTCGGCGTCGTCGTCGAGGCCGGGCACGCCGAGCTTCCTCAAGTCGCCCATGtccgcgcggcggggcggcagcGACGAGGGCCAGATGATGGCGTCCGACTCCTTCGAGTGA
- the LOC112880604 gene encoding 65-kDa microtubule-associated protein 3-like isoform X4 yields the protein MLSLKLRAILFPFQMEPRREELLHELGVSVRCVVSVEMWDEIGEGEEDRRGMLQALEEECLNVYRAKVEQVRQHRAQLKREIADSVAEVAAICATIGEPPATVQTACSSLQGTGSLKEELGSIAPELAEMRRRREERRRQFSDVTERVNRIHQEMNLGGGQPRVVADSSDLTLTKLEELRAYLQHLQSEKESRTRKVAELMASLHSSSLVLGMNPREIIATHGGDQAGHFSDDAIARLASEIERLREIKRSRMGKLQDLLASMLELWNLMDTPAEEQRRFQGVACNIAASEDEITEPNALSMDFIRNVEAEVVRLETLKECRMKDLVVKKYDELKEIRRRARLPEEDDGDAVAMFDAIDSDAERALILERLEVQISEAKDLEFSRKDVLERMDKWQAALEEESWLEEYNRNENRYNVGKGTHLVLKRAEKARALVSKMPAMAEALTAKVVAWEKERGVKFERRCWTCWRSTATRGRRRSRSGRGSGTRGGCRARRRSGTRRRWPGRRPRTSRT from the exons ATGCTCTCCCTGAAGCTGAGGGCCATCCTGTTCCCCTTCCAGATGGAGCCCCGGCGCGAGGAGCTGCTGCACGAGCTCGGGGTCAGTGTCCGTTGCGTCGTCTCTGTC GAGATGTGGGACGAGAtcggggaaggggaggaggaTCGCCGGGGGATGCTGCAAGCGCTGGAGGAGGAGTGCCTCAACGTCTACCGCGCCAAGGTCGAGCAGGTGCGGCAGCACAGGGCGCAGCTCAAGCGGGAGATCGCCGACTCCGTCGCCGAGGTCGCCGCCATCTGCGCCACCATTGGCGAGCCGCCGGCCACCGTGCAGACGGCCTGCTCGTCGCTGCAG GGCACGGGGAGCCTGAAGGAGGAGCTGGGCTCGATCGCGCCGGAGCTGGCGGAgatgaggcggcggcgggaggagagGCGGCGGCAGTTCTCGGACGTGACGGAGAGGGTGAACAGGATCCACCAGGAGATGAACCTGGGCGGCGGCCAGCCCCGTGTTGTCGCCGACAGCTCCGACCTGACGCTGACCAAGCTCGAAGAGCTCAGGGCGTACCTGCAGCACCTGCAATCGGAGAAG GAAAGTCGCACCAGGAAGGTGGCCGAGCTCATGGCCTCGCTGCATTCTTCGTCCTTGGTTCTCGGCATGAATCCCAGAGAGATCATTGCCACTCATGGCGGCGATCAAGCCGGCCACTTCAGCGACGACGCGATCGCGAGGCTGGCGTCGGAGATCGAGAGGCTGAGGGAGATCAAACGGAGCCGAATGGGGAAG TTGCAAGACCTGCTGGCCAGCATGCTGGAGCTGTGGAACCTGATGGACACGCCGGCGGAGGAGCAGCGGCGGTTCCAGGGCGTGGCCTGCAACATCGCCGCGTCCGAGGACGAGATCACGGAGCCCAACGCGCTCTCCATGGACTTCATACGCAAC GTGGAGGCGGAGGTGGTGAGGCTCGAAACCCTCAAGGAGTGCCGGATGAAGGACCTCGTCGTCAAGAAGTACGATGAGCTCAAGGAGAtccgccggcgcgcgcgcctgccggaggaggacgacggcgaCGCCGTGGCGATGTTCGACGCCATCGACAGCG ATGCTGAGCGAGCCCTGATCCTGGAACGGCTGGAGGTGCAGATCTCGGAGGCCAAGGATCTGGAGTTCAGCAGGAAGGACGTCCTCGAGAGGATGGACAAGTGgcaggcggcgctggaggaGGAGTCCTGGCTCGAGGAGTACAACAGA AACGAGAACAGGTACAATGTGGGCAAAGGGACGCATCTGGTGCTGAAGCGCGCCGAGAAAGCGCGCGCATTGGTCAGCAAGATGCCGG CCATGGCGGAAGCTCTGACGGCGAAGGTTGTTGCCTGGGAGAAGGAGAGAGGCGTCAAGTTCGA GAGGCGCTGCTGGACATGCTGGAGGAGTACAGCAAcgcgaggaaggagaaggagcagGAGCGGAAGAGGCAGCGGGACCAGAGGCGGCTGCAGGGCGCGGCGCCGGAGCGGGACGCGTCGCCGGtggcccggccgccgcccaagAACATCAAGAACGTGA